A window from Uranotaenia lowii strain MFRU-FL unplaced genomic scaffold, ASM2978415v1 HiC_scaffold_68, whole genome shotgun sequence encodes these proteins:
- the LOC129760611 gene encoding polyhomeotic-proximal chromatin protein-like gives MRSRLFCLIKFIIIIYIFLNSIFRSEHYNNLQKQEEEKLQNNNNNSIPRQAIHQQQQQQLLQGSPQRQQQSQQQQHHQHPQHQQQQQLLGQHHPLRDNSNIQQKQSSVVKIELLRNQQPEAQQGGARFIKTGAQSPAAASTAPTQLSPHTTGTTGTAGSPSTVSHLRSIRPFPVSSAASASSSSSNTSTTVTTAGQQSHSGERPLKCLETLAQKAGITFDEKYDLPTPSNLEKSQSPAQVAQQTSVPLQLSQEQLQQFQQFQQFQQAFTAGAATIQVKQEYNPPQQQQSNASGGMDQQQQQQQQQQQAMATGQQLSTDWQHGRVQVLQQPIQNQYLQQLYGSQQLLLHPGIGGQQQIQLIAASKPFQGTPQMLAAAPGKQVIGATGTGNFSGAYALPTSQPQTLLFSPDVQKQLTVAAAAAAAGAGQKVQVQKIGTTSISAAGQQQSVATLTQQQAGQQCVQVSQGTMPTAQLLSPLQQQGAQQMQFTAPWQIQGMGQIWTANGLQPQFLAANPIIFRGTGPDGSSNMFIQQNPQQTIQQAAAQHNQTLTLPCTIPQQPQQTQQQQQQQQQQQQQQQQQQQQQAQNQQNQQNQPNQQINQQQNNPNQQQNQTNSITTVTQPQQQGTPTTIQQKTASHLAPKQIPRPQILPQGASPIRPSASTQTTVQAQQNLLAKGGKMRTKQQPVRPTAPVQIKTTELSTTATTVAAQVNKMIQQQPQQAQPQQMQQVVATTAGGKMVLMNAGGQINSSPVLNIQSMATNDKQQQLQLQQHIKNIQQQQQQALLQQQTLQQLQQFQQQQQQQQNQHQQQQTQQQQIHSLQQQFLQQNSQAQAGNQLVAAQTVAGTGPGNATTVQTAQLVQATATGTQQGNILQQFVFQQPGQPNQTGISMINVTSAESILQQQQQHHQQQQQQQQQQKGTTQMIIANQLPQSVDRTSVASSQTLQIERTILPVVSIAGMTSAPLVVSSNGTTISPMNQTGQSGQLQPGNQNQNLPPGAQHQTSQILVSTIPTSMQQHQQQQQQHVQNSIVAMTSLSATPLSAAAMMVNSVTATPVSSTAATTTSVSFTSSPVVSTMVGSLTPTSATSAKESADLKAASVAMLQLQHLSTPQKQLQHQQMLESMNTANAAAVAAATANMGSPVAGAASPLAVSTMSQHQQSKTPMTPTHSGPGTPVSMANSGTTTPQSSTTADQLSKSFGHSTPTKAPAGVSADTTAKEGLDSSMKDLSAAPASADSATDAQLNGPTPMDTSSSSPSSQQASSTIPASSATTPTTASSQQAATPAATAASHPISSEDSSAGAVSTTTTTPPLTTTTTTAQITTTTSTNASLTTTTTSPNTTPSSLPTSIQCSSPAATTITTATSNNANNSSVTSLTSSVPNGLPPPPSTTTTTTVASTPGGLPPPQGKTGTDKGGLPKAMIKPNVLTHVIEGFVIMEADEPFPVHWQRCADWDGSDEPPKKRATNESNSPISGNNAQQQQQPSSLTGSSPAGTQETGNCEICGKPELRSKMKRKRFCSVDCARAAKQNSTDHPATGAPGQNGTSLPDGASTGNGHPSVTTTSGMINPVAPSNIKMERLEGMDQQQQQSVHGTPMEVGTVAPVAQVIAAAAAAAAAAGEDQPIIMKWSVDDVCNFIKNLPGCSDYAEEFAMQEIDGQALLLLKENHLVNAMGMKLGPALKIVAKIHSMIATVSPSEVPQS, from the exons ATGCG ATCAAGATTGTTTTGCTTAATAAAATTCATTAtaataatttatatatttttaaattctattttcaGATCGGAGCACTATAACAATCTGCAGAAGCAAGAAGAGGAAAAACTccagaacaacaacaataacagcaTCCCACGTCAGGCtatccaccagcagcagcaacaacaacttcTGCAAGGAAGCCCACAGCGTCAGCAACAGTcgcagcaacagcagcaccaCCAACATCCGCAAcaccaacagcaacagcagctgcTAGGCCAGCACCACCCGTTGCGAGACAACTCCAACATCCAACAGAAGCAATCTTCGGTCGTGAAAATCGAACTTCTCCGTAACCAACAACCGGAAGCACAACAAGGCGGCGCCAGGTTCATCAAAACCGGAGCCCAATCGCCGGCAGCAGCCTCCACAGCCCCGACTCAGCTATCGCCACACACCACCGGTACAACCGGAACAGCCGGCAGTCCATCGACCGTTTCTCACCTGCGATCGATTCGACCATTTCCGGTATCAAGTGCTGCATCGGCATCAAGTTCGAGTAGTAACACCAGTACTACAGTTACAACAGCTGGTCAGCAGTCTCATTCGGGCGAACGACCCCTCAAGTGTCTGGAAACACTAGCCCAGAAGGCGGGCATCACTTTCGACGAGAAGTACGACCTCCCTACCCCCAGCAACCTGGAGAAGTCACAGAGCCCAGCGCAGGTGGCCCAACAGACGTCGGTGCCCCTGCAGCTGTCCCAGGAACAGTTGCAACAGTTCCAACAGTTTCAGCAGTTCCAACAGGCTTTCACTGCCGGAGCGGCCACTATCCAGGTGAAGCAGGAGTACAATCCtcctcagcagcagcagtccaATGCCAGCGGCGGTATGGatcagcaacaacagcagcagcagcaacaacagcaagcCATGGCCACCGGTCAGCAGCTGTCTACGGACTGGCAGCACGGTCGGGTTCAGGTTCTGCAGCAACCCATCCAGAACCAGTATCTACAGCAGCTGTACGGTTCTCAGCAACTGTTGCTGCATCCGGGAATTGGTGGGCAGCAGCAGATTCAGCTGATAGCGGCTTCGAAACCGTTCCAGGGAACGCCTCAGATGTTGGCCGCTGCTCCCGGTAAACAAGTCATTGGAGCGACCGGAACCGGAAACTTTAGCGGAGCCTACGCTTTACCTACGAGTCAGCCGCAAACGTTGCTCTTCAGTCCG GATGTCCAAAAACAGTTGACAGTTGCGGCTGCAGCTGCAGCTGCCGGTGCCGGTCAGAAGGTTCAAGTTCAGAAGATTGGAACGACTAGCATTTCGGCTGCCGGACAGCAACAAAGCGTAGCTACTCTGACCCAGCAGCAAGCCGGACAGCAATGCGTTCAAGTTTCTCAAGGAACTATGCCAACGGCTCAGTTGTTGAGTCCTCTGCAGCAACAGGGTGCCCAGCAGATGCAGTTCACCGCACCCTGGCAAATTCAGGGAATGGGACAGATTTGGACGGCTAACGGACTGCAGCCGCAGTTTTTGGCAGCTAACCCAATCATCTTCCGAGGAACTGGACCAGATGGAAGCAGTAATATGTTTATCCAGCAGAATCCGCAGCAGACCATCCAACAGGCTGCGGCACAACATAATC aaactctCACACTGCCATGCACCATCCCTCAACAGCCGCAGCAAacgcaacaacagcaacagcagcagcaacaacaacaacaacaacaacagcagcagcagcaacagcaggcTCAAAACCAACAGAATCAACAAAATCAACCCAACCAACAGATcaatcaacaacaaaacaatcCAAACCAGCAACAAAATCAGACAAATTCCATCACCACGGTTACTCAACCCCAACAACAAGGCACTCCAACTACGATTCAACAAAAAACTGCCAGCCACCTTGCCCCGAAACAAATACCACGGCCACAAATCCTGCCGCAAGGTGCCTCCCCAATCCGTCCATCGGCTTCAACGCAAACTACTGTTCAGGCTCAGCAAAATCTCCTGGCCAAGGGAGGCAAAATGCGCACCAAACAGCAACCTGTACGCCCTACGGCTCCAGTTCAGATTAAAACTACCGAACTGAGTACCACGGCAACTACGGTTGCAGCACAGGTCAACAAAATGATCCAGCAACAACCCCAGCAAGCTCAGCCGCAGCAAATGCAGCAGGTTGTGGCTACTACTGCCGGTGGAAA aatggtTCTCATGAATGCCGGTGGACAGATCAATTCGTCACCGGTATTGAACATCCAATCCATGGCTACCAACGATAAGCAACAGCAGCTTCAGCTTCAACAACACATCAAAAATatacagcagcaacagcaacaggcTCTTTTGCAACAGCAG ACTCTTCAGCAGCTGCAACAGttccagcagcaacaacagcaacagcaaaaccaacaccagcagcagcaaactCAGCAACAGCAGATCCACAGCCTGCAGCAGCAGTTCCTTCAACAAAACTCCCAAGCTCAGGCAGGCAACCAGCTGGTAGCAGCTCAAACAGTTGCCGGTACAGGACCCGGCAATGCTACCACAGTCCAAACAGCTCAGCTTGTTCAAGCTACTGCCACCGGAACCCAACAGGGCAACATACTGCAACAGTTCGTCTTTCAGCAGCCAGGTCAACCTAATCAGACCGGTATCTCGATGATCAACGTTACTTCTGCCGAGTCGATActgcaacaacagcagcaacatcaccagcagcagcaacagcaacaacaacagcaaaaggGAACCACTCAGATGATAATCGCTAACCAGCTACCGCAAAGTGTTGACAGAACCAGTGTAGCATCCTCCCAGACTCTCCAAATCGAGCGTACGATACTCCCAGTCGTCTCGATCGCCGGTATGACTTCTGCTCCACTGGTCGTCTCCAGCAATGGAACCACGATCTCTCCGATGAACCAAACTGGTCAGTCAGGTCAACTTCAACCCGGCAACCAAAATCAGAACTTGCCACCTGGAGCGCAGCATCAGACGTCCCAAATCCTAGTATCGACAATCCCGACGTCCATGCAGCAgcatcaacagcagcaacagcaacacgTCCAAAACTCCATAGTAGCCATGACTTCCCTCTCGGCTACTCCGCTCTCAGCAGCCGCCATGATGGTCAACTCCGTGACTGCCACTCCAGTTTCCTCAACCGCTGCCACCACCACCTCCGTATCCTTCACATCCTCCCCGGTTGTCTCAACCATGGTCGGTTCTCTAACACCAACCTCGGCAACCTCCGCCAAGGAAAGTGCCGACCTCAAAGCTGCCAGCGTTGCCATGCTGCAACTACAGCACCTCTCAACCCCCCAGAAGCAGCTCCAACATCAACAGATGTTAGAAAGTATGAACACTGCTAACGCTGCTGCCGTAGCAGCCGCTACCGCCAATATGGGATCCCCGGTAGCCGGTGCCGCTTCTCCACTAGCAGTTTCGACCATGTCCCAACACCAACAGTCGAAAACACCGATGACCCCGACCCATAGTGGACCTGGTACCCCGGTTAGTATGGCTAATTCGGGAACGACGACTCCGCAGTCTTCGACGACTGCTGATCAGCTCAGTAAATCGTTTGGTCACTCGACTCCGACCAAGGCACCGGCTGGAGTTAGTGCCGATACCACCGCCAAGGAAGGACTGGATAGCAGTATGAAGG atttgtctGCAGCCCCAGCTTCGGCCGATAGTGCAACTGATGCGCAATTAAACGGACCAACGCCGATGGACACTTCGTCCAGTTCCCCATCGTCTCAACAGGCTTCTTCAACGATCCCGGCCTCATCGGCGACGACACCAACTACAGCCAGTAGTCAACAAGCGGCAACACCTGCTGCAACAGCAGCCTCCCATCCGATATCCTCGGAAGATTCATCAGCCGGTGCCGTCAGCACTACCACTACGACGCCACCCCTCACCACCACAACAACGACGGCTCAGATAACGACGACAACCTCCACCAACGCATCGCtaacgacgacaacgacgtcCCCCAATACCACACCATCATCCCTACCAACTAGCATCCAATGCAGTTCTCCGGCGGCCACCACCATCACAACAGCCACCAGTAACAACGCCAATAACTCATCGGTAACATCCCTCACCTCCTCGGTCCCCAATGGATTACCACCACCCCCCTCGACGACGACAACCACGACGGTGGCCAGCACCCCAGGAGGACTTCCGCCCCCGCAAGGGAAAACCGGAACCGACAAGGGTGGACTACCGAAGGCGATGATCAAGCCGAACGTGCTGACGCACGTGATCGAGGGATTCGTCATTATGGAAGCGGACGAACCGTTTCCGGTCCATTGGCAGCGCTGTGCCGATTGGGACGGGAGCGATGAGCCACCGA AAAAACGCGCCACCAACGAATCCAACTCGCCCATCTCCGGCAACAATgcccagcaacagcagcaaccgTCATCCCTCACCGGAAGCAGTCCGGCCGGAACGCAAGAGACTGGAAACTGTGAGATCTGTGGCAAACCGGAACTCCGGAGCAAGATGAAGCGGAAACGATTCTGCAGCGTGGATTGCGCCCGGGCGGCCAAGCAAAACTCGACCGATCATCCTGCAACGGGTGCACCGGGACAAAACGGAACCAGTCTACCGGATGGAGCTTCGACCGGCAATGGACATCCATCGGTTACGACCACTTCCGGTATGATCAATCCCGTGGCTCCGTCCAATATCAAAATGGAACGGCTTGAAGGGATggatcaacagcagcagcaatccGTCCACGGCACTCCGATGGAGGTTGGAACTGTGGCTCCGGTGGCCCAGGTCATTGCAGCTGCAGCAGCCGCAGCCGCCGCTGCAGGAGAAGATCAACCGATCATCATGAAGTGGTCGGTGGACGATGTGTGCAACTTCATCAAGAATCTGCCCGGCTGCAGCGACTATGCTGAGGAATTTGCCATGCAGGAAATCGACGGTCAGGCACTGCTTTTGCTCAAGGAAAACCACCTGGTCAATGCCATGGGCATGAAGCTGGGACCGGCACTAAAAATCGTTGCCAAGATCCATTCGATGATTGCCACCGTCAGTCCGTCCGAGGTTCCCCAATCATAA